Below is a window of Wenzhouxiangella sp. XN201 DNA.
AGTGTGGTGAAGGCAAGTGCGGCGAAGACAAGGAAAAGGACAAGGATGAAGAGGGCAATTGCGGTGAAGGCAATTGCGGTGAAGGCAACTGTGGTGAAGACCACGACGAGGACAAGGACGAAGAAGGCAACTGCGGCGAAGGTTCCTGCGGAGCAATCTGATTACTGCCCGTAATGCGTACCGCATCCACCTTTGATCTTTGTGGTGCCGGACTGGGCCTTCGCCGAGGCCTGCTCGAGAAACTCCGTGAAGCCGATCTCTCCGAGGTCGGCTTCATGGAAGTGGCACCCGAAAACTGGATTGGCGTCGGCGGCCGACTCGGTCGCCGCTTCGCCGAGTTCACCGAGCGCTTTCCATTCGTCTGCCACGGCCTGTCTCTGTCGCTGGGCGCGCCCGAACCGCTCGATCGCGGCTTTCTCGAGCGCGTGCGCCGTTTTCTCGACACACACCGAATCCGCGGTTATTCCGAACATCTCAGCTACTGCTCCGAGCACGGCCACCTCTACGACCTGATGCCCCTGCCCTTCACCGAGGAGGCCGTCGACTGGGTGGCCGGTCGTATCGGCCAGGCACAGGACATCCTCGATCGGCGAATCGCGGTCGAGAACATTTCCTACTACGCCGCACCCGGGGCGGAAATGTCCGAACTGGATTTCATCACGGCCGTGCTGGAAAAGGCCGATTGTCAGCTGCTGCTCGACGTCAACAATATCTACGTCAACAGCGTCAATCACCGCTACGACGCGCACGAATTCCTGGCCGGCCTGCCGGCCGAGCGGGTCGCCTACATTCACGTGGCCGGCCATTACAATGAAGCCGAAGACCTGATCATCGACACCCACGCTGCCCCGGTCATCGAGCCGGTCTGGCACCTGCTCGAAGCTGCCTACGAGCGCCTGGGGCCGGTACCCACCCTGCTCGAGCGGGACTTCAATTTTCCGCCAGTCGAGGAACTCCTGACCGAAATCGGCCAGATCCGCCGGTTGCAAGCACCCTTTTTGAGCCATGTCCCGCGCGACCGACAGCAAGCCTCCTGAACGGCTGCTCGAGCTGCAGCGCCGGTTTGCCGGGCATATCC
It encodes the following:
- a CDS encoding DUF692 domain-containing protein, with the translated sequence MRTASTFDLCGAGLGLRRGLLEKLREADLSEVGFMEVAPENWIGVGGRLGRRFAEFTERFPFVCHGLSLSLGAPEPLDRGFLERVRRFLDTHRIRGYSEHLSYCSEHGHLYDLMPLPFTEEAVDWVAGRIGQAQDILDRRIAVENISYYAAPGAEMSELDFITAVLEKADCQLLLDVNNIYVNSVNHRYDAHEFLAGLPAERVAYIHVAGHYNEAEDLIIDTHAAPVIEPVWHLLEAAYERLGPVPTLLERDFNFPPVEELLTEIGQIRRLQAPFLSHVPRDRQQAS